The Desulfocurvibacter africanus subsp. africanus DSM 2603 nucleotide sequence CAGCCACTTCTCGTAGCTGTCGAAATCCTTGCCCGCGCAGGCCAGGATGACGGGCTTCTCCTCGAGCAGGTTCAGGCTGTAGGCAATGTTGCCGGCCGTGCCGCCGAAGCGCTCGTCCAGCCCGTCCACCATGAAGCAGACGTTGAGGATATGGATCTTGTCCGGCAGGATGTGATCCGAGAACTTGCCGGGGAAGCTCATGATGCGGTCGTAGGCCAGGGAGCCGGAGACGAATATCTGCATGCGTGGACCTCTAGCGGATTTGGGATTCAAGCCAGGAGTCGCGAGATATCACAATCGCCTCCACCTTGCCAGAGACGCGTACCGTGCGGCGACCCCTTGGGTTCATACCATGGTGTCCCCAGGCTGGGCCGTTTCGGCAGTGACCCACTCGGCGTACTTGCGACCGGCCTTGAGTATGGGCATGGCCGTCACGCAGGGCACGTCATAGGGGTGCAGCTCCTCGATGAACGCGGCGGCCTGGGTGACCAGGCGCATCTGCGTCTTGCAGATCATGACGCACTCCTGGTCGCTCTGGACCTGGCCGTCCCACCAGTACAAGGATGTGCAGCCCTCCAGGATGTTGGCGCAGGCCACCAGGCGTTTTTCCAGCAGGGCGCGGGCGATGCGCTCGGCGTCGGCCTTGGTTGGCGTGGTCACATACAGCGTTGCCAAGGACATATCCGACCTCCTATTTGCACACGGGCTCGGAGCCAGGCTTCAGAGTCGCCAGAAACAAGGCCGTGTCCTTGGCTTGGTTCTGGCTGATTGGCGCGCCGTTGTTGATCATGCGCAGCGCGGTCATGTGCCACCAGGCTTCGTTGCGGTTCAGGTTCTGGCAGATGGGCTCATGGGTGTGGCAGCGGTTGCATACGCTCTCGACTGTCTGACGGCCGTCCTCGGCTGCTGCCAGCGCGCTGGCAGCGGCCACGACGAGCGAGAGGATCGGCAGTGCTACAAGGCCCATTCGTTTCGCCGCGTTCTTCATGCTGGAAGCTCCCCCTATGGCACTTGAGCGTTGATGAAAAGGACGGTCCATACATATATGGAGCTAGCGGAAAACCGGGATGCTGGCAATCGATAGCCCTCCACGCCAATTAGGCAATGGTTGAGCGACTCGTAACCATTGCTTGCGAATGCTTCGCATCCGGCGGTACTTCCCGCCGCGCAGGTCCAACTTCAACGGGCTGACAGGACTTGTCTTGACGCCGGCCCGATGCTACCCAGCGTTCCCGAAGCCAGGAGGCCTCCATATGACCACCATGCCCACGACCCTGCGCGAGCGCGCGCGCATCATCCACGAGCGGCTGCGGCAGGTCTACGACCCGCACATCACGGCTCTGGACTGGACCGATCCATGGCAACTCATGGTCGCCACGGTGCTGGCCGCGCAGTGCACCGATGAGCGCGTGAATCAGGTCACGCCCGAACTGTTCCGGCGTTGGCCCGGTCCGGCCGAGCTGCGCCAAGCCAGCCAGGCCGAACTGGAGGAGGTCATCCGTTCCACGGGATTTTTCCGTAACAAGGCCAAGAACCTGCTGGCCGCCGCGAACCTGATCATGGACAAACACGGCGGCGAGATGCCTCGGACCATGGCCGAGATGATCGAGA carries:
- the cutA gene encoding divalent-cation tolerance protein CutA, which produces MSLATLYVTTPTKADAERIARALLEKRLVACANILEGCTSLYWWDGQVQSDQECVMICKTQMRLVTQAAAFIEELHPYDVPCVTAMPILKAGRKYAEWVTAETAQPGDTMV
- the nth gene encoding endonuclease III, with product MTTMPTTLRERARIIHERLRQVYDPHITALDWTDPWQLMVATVLAAQCTDERVNQVTPELFRRWPGPAELRQASQAELEEVIRSTGFFRNKAKNLLAAANLIMDKHGGEMPRTMAEMIEIPGVARKTANIVLSTALGVVEGIAVDTHVKRLSFRLGLTESDKPERIERDLMEAFEREIWGEVNHLLVQHGRAVCQARLPRCSVCLLADVCPKLGVTKSA